The following nucleotide sequence is from Corticium candelabrum chromosome 19, ooCorCand1.1, whole genome shotgun sequence.
CATGGGGCAACTGCAACGTTTACCACTAACTCACTTATGATAACAAGCTCAAACCAGGCTCGCAAACCATAGTGTTGAACACACCTAATAGCAAGCATGCAACTGCCAAACTTAGGGATATTTCTTTGTCGATTTCCAAGCTAGAGTAAACGACCGCGTAGAGGCATGTAGAAACAACAAGAATTTCTCACAAAAAGAACAAAAATGGCTTTGGTAGAAAAAAGTAGTACGCCCAACGTTACAAAATCCACAGATACCAAACCAATAGTATAGACAATTGCATCTGAAAGTCAAGTCGTTTGCGGCAGATCATTTTGCTGGAATCGCGGATGCGTGTTGATGTCACAACAGAAATAGCAGAGGATCTGAATCAACAGGAATGCAGCTACTGAATACCAACTGGTAGTGTCCTCCTCTGCCCTATCGTTCCAAGTTTCCGTACGAAACAATGTTCAAACTGCATGGAAATGTGTCACTGCGATAACTATAGTTACAGCAGACTGAACACGTTACGAATACGATAGGATTGACAAGATGGTCTTGTGCAAACACGAAAACAAACTTGTGCTATTTGCGTTCCAAACTGGATATCAATAAACAGcagcttgtgtgtgtagttggaAATCATTAAGAAAACAGCCTGCATTAAGCTAAGTACTTCTGCAGGTGGTAAAAGTGGAAATATGAGTAATGTATTGCACCTATAACCCTTGCATATTACGTTTCTGGAAACGATTGTCATAAATATAATCCAAGAGACTTCCAAGTCGatgcaaacagaaagcaaTAAAGATGTGATTGGAGGAGGGTGATAAACGCAACGCCCACAAGCCATCCAAAGCAACCTACACAAGAGAAGTCCCGATCTTACTCAGAGCTCAGTTGTTTAGCGACATCCCTGCAGTTCATTCCGGTGGAAGTGCAGCTGGCTACTTTTCTCGCTCCGCAGTCGTTGCATCCCAGCCGGGGTAATTCCACAAAGACACAGCTACATAGGCATTATGATCTATTTGTTGCGTGCAAAGACATTGGGTTTTTGTTAACAGGATCTTGAAATTTCTGCTTTAGCAAGCTCTCAGTTTTGAGCTTCATCGGCTACCCTATCAGCTGGAAATCAGGTTAGGTTACCACAAAACGGTTTACTTAGCTCGCCGTTGCATACACTAATATCAGTATTCGTCTTGCAGAGAAGACGCTTGAGTGAAAATGAGAAGTTACACGTTGTTACTCTTGGCTTGCTGTGTTGTCAACATCACTTTGGCAGCTCTAGGTATGTTATCTTCAGGAGCACTTTTAGATCTGTCAATACTAATGGAGCAGGCAGATTCCTTTAGCTGATAGAACTAGAAAGTTAGGAACAGATAGAGAGATTAGTGCTGCTGTCGTAGCAAAGTGGTGTAGTAAGACGTCGCCGTAAGCTCGAACCTCTTTAGTGTTTAGAAAGTCAATCAGGAAAATCTGACAAACGGAACACCTCAAGGCTCTTCCTTACCTAcccttttaattaatgatgacTTGACTATATTCTTGGAGTTCACTTGTGTTATCGTGAAAGCGTAAAAGCTAAAGTCATTTTTTTTGTTACTGGTTTATCAGTTAGAAGATATTTTGTAGGACAGGCTCTATTTTAATGGTAGTTAATGCTAAGGAAACCAGAAAACTGCTTCTCTTTTCGATGTAAGTCTTCCGAGTTTATTCATCGTACAATAGCTAGACTAGAAGTGTCTGTACTTTGAAAGCGTAATGAAAAACTTTGTGGAAGAACAGCTGCAAGCAGGGCTGTACGCATATTTGGAGCACATTTTTGTGAAAACATAGAAATGTTTGGTGTTGTGTCGTTGAGTCTATCTAATAAAATACGTTACTGCAAATCCTGTACGCACTTTCATACGTGGGCAGCTAGTGTATGTTAGGCACAGTGATGTAGGATTTGTAAAGTATATATGCTGTTTTTACAAAACCAGACGTCAAAAATCTCAAGCAGTGAGAGGGCACTTCCTGATCCTGTACCTAGCTAGGATGCAGGACACACCTTTTGCAACCACAATCTCAttactagcctcgtccccagactctctcgcgctagtcttgtccggtgcccgtatgacaattccaggcgcgagagagtctgggatcatcccgcctacttcctgccatatctcctttctaaatgctcactaagtgtcacccccaacgtcatcaactgtcaccccgaacgtcatcaagtgtcccgtaacttcaaaatcagattagcgttagtctaatccaataaacgtatcacagtggatgctatgaccattgtttggtgtttgcggcatatccagcacttgcagacaactgaagcatgttgaaaaggtaagactatggagtgttggtgacgggtgtcgtgtaggcttgtagtctgagatctacaattggcggagtgatgaccttctacgtagttcacacgcggccagtaccgtttgcgcgcagactagactgtagcaaaaagcgcgcaatggcaagggaagggggttgattttgacatgaaactaccgtctacccttcgagaagtcttcaagtatgaaaacaaatacatcttttcgcgaaagaatagccctgaaagcttcaagttgaccctccagacggtagtttcatgtcaagatcaacccctttccttgccattgcgcgctttttgctacagtctagtctgcgcgcaaatgctaatggccgcgtgtgaactagctagaaagtcatcactccgccaattgtaaatctcagactacaagcctacacgacacccgtcaccaacactccatagtcttaccttttcaacatgcttcagttgtctgcaagtgctggatatgccgcaaacaccaaacaatggtcatagcatccactgtgatacgtttattggattagactaacgctaatctgattttgaagttacgggacacttgatgacgttcggggtgacagttgatgacgttgggggtgacagttagtgagcatttagaaaggagatatggcaggaagtaggcgggatgatcccacgcgcctggaattgtcatacgggcaccggacaagactagcgcgagagagtctggggacgaggctactcATTACAGCCATTTCCGTGTAAATAGTAAACGCGAACAGTAGTACATAGAACCACGGCTAGATGCAGCTGGGAGCACAAAACCTAGTCTAACTCTACAGCTGCTGCCTATGTAACTACAGTCTTGCACTACCAGGTCACGTGAGTCACCACCTACTTACGTGAGTGTTGACCTTTATTCGGTGAACTAATTGGACGTATATCCGTCATCCAAGTGACTTCATATCAAACACGACTGTTGCCAACGTAAGTTTCCACAAAGATGTTGCTTGCTTTGCAAAGTTAACCCTTGAACAAAATGACGGTACAAGTAGTCAGAAGACAGGCCCAGGGAACTCCTCGGGTGCCTAACATTTGTTAGAGTGGGTGAAGACGCTATGGACCCCATTTACTGTCGATTGCTACTCGTCACCGTTGTTACAGAGTTTAGATGGTCGTCAATTTTGGAGCCAAATTTGGGTGTTGCTGCCTTCTACTTGGCACCAAAGCCCTTGGACACCCAAACGCTTTCTGCGAACTGCTCTAGTGTCAGATCTGGTCACAGCTGCCGGCATTCTGTCTATACACTTGCTACAATGGTACCCTCAGCCGTCATCTTCCGTGCAGCCTTGTATAGACAGATCATTGCTAGCATAATTCTCGTACTGGCAGGAACAAGAGTCCTAGAGTCTGACATGCATATGGAATTGGCAGAGACTTGACTCCATGCTACATATACATGCaggaatacattaattaaatatatattttgaCTGCTAACTTGGAGCCTTCTGGAGTAAAAGGATTCCTAACTAGTGTCATCAGGAAACAAGATATTCCACATAGAAGATTGAATGACTTGcagcagacaacacaaacacttaCTCAATACAATGGAGCAGAGATTAGACCACTTGGGAAGTGCATACTGCGTGTCAAAAATCAGAAGAATGCGCAAACCTATGATGTTCAGTTTGTTGTGGTGGATAATGCAGCTACTACATCCATATTAGGAGCTCAGACATCACAAGCCATGAGTCTAATCAAAGTGGACTATGACAACATCCAGATGATACAAAAGACTGAACAGCCACAGGGGAGAGTCACATGGAGACAAACCATGCTCACCAAAGAAGTGATTACTCAAAAATATGCTGAAGTATTTGAAGGAGAACTTGGCACACTTCCAGGAGTAACACATTTGGACATCGACCCCAAGATACAGCCAGTGAAACAGCCACAGAGACGACTTCCAATTGCCATGAAAGACAGATTGAAAGCAGAGTTGCAGAGACTTGAACGCTTAGAGATTATACAGAAAGAAGAGGCACCCACAGATTGGATCTCAAGCTTAGTAGTGGTGAAGAAGCAAAATGGGAAGCTACGAGTCTGTATAGACCCACAACCACTCAACAAAGCATTAAAACGAAGTCAGTATCAAATGCCGATACTAGAGGACATTCTACCAGAGCTATCAAAAACAAGAATTTTCAGGGTGTTAGATGTGAAGAATGGCTATTGGCATGTACGACTTGATGAACCCTCCAGCAAGCTTACGACATTCAACACACCATATGGGAGATACCGCTGGAATAGATTGCCATTTGGGATCACGCCAGCACCGGAAATTTTTCAAAGGGCACTCGACAATGCAATTCATGGACTTGCCGGAATATACACGATTGCAGACGATATTTTAGTAGTTGGCAGTGGCACAACACATGATGAAGCAAGGAAAGATCATGATGAGAATTTGCTACGACTACTACAGCGATGCAGGAATCAAGGAATAAAGTTGAACAAAGACAAATGCTACATTGCAACACAGAAGGTAGCCTACATGGGACACGTGCTTACCCCTGTCTCAAGGGATTAAGCCGGATGAAGACAAGATAGAAGCAATAGTGAAGATGCCACCACCACAGGATGTACAGGGAGTGAGGCGATTCATTGGTATGACCAACTACTTATCAAAGTTCATGCCACACCTGTCCGACCTCCTCGACCCGCTCCGACAGCTAACTAAACAACACATCCAGTGGGAATGGACTGATGTCCAGGAAATAGCATTCAATGACATCAAGAGAACAGTAACAGCAACACCTGTACTCGGGTACTTTGATCCCATGCAAGGACGAAACAACTATACAGTGTGATGCATCTCAAACAGGACTAGGAGCTGTATTGATGCAATCAGGTCAACCAGTAGCATACACCAGCAGGACTTTAACTGACACTGAGCAACAATAATCAAAGAATAATCAAAGTAGAAACAGATCACAAATCACTCGAGACGATCCACAGAAAACCATTGCACACAGCACCGAAGAGGTTGCAGAGGATGCTCATGCGTTTGCAAAAGTACAGTTTTACCATAGAATACAAACAAGGGAAACAGATGGTATTGGCAGACACATTGTCCAGAGCATacctacaacacacaccacGAGACTGTGAACGCATAGAAGTATTCCAAGTAAAACATAACATGGCAAAAGAGTGTGAACAAATAGATATGCTACAAGATGTTCAGGTGTCACAAGTGAGGCTAGCTGATATCAGAAAtgccacaaagacagacacgacCATGCAGCAGCTGAAACAGACGATTCTACAGGGATGGCTcgacaacaaacatacactacCAGGATCCATTGCTGAATTTTTCAATGTGAGAGATGAACTAGTCATACAGGATGACATCATTCTCAGAGGAAACAGAGTTGTGGTACCAAGAATTTGCCGCCCAGATATGCTACAGCGGattcacacatcacacattggAGTGAATGGATGCTTGAGGAGAGCCAGGGAGTCATTATACTGGCCAGGGAGTCATTATACTGGCCAGGGATAACAGCCGAAGTAAAAAACCATGTTAGCCGATGTCACATATGCCGGACCTATGAAACTaggcaaacaaaagaaaagTTGCAAACTCATGAGATTCCAGACAGGCCATGGGCCAAAGTTGGAGTAGACTTATTTACATTCCAAGGACGTGAATCTCTACTCACAACGGACTATTATAGCAACTATTGGGAGACGGACAGATTGTTAACTACTACTTCAGAAGAAGTTGTCAAAAAGCTGAAAGCACACTTTGCTCGATATGGAATACCCGACATACTGATATCAGATAATGGTCCTCAATTCTCTTCCAGTTACTTTCACGTTTATAAGGAAATGGGACATTACACACAAGACCAGCAGTCCGGGGTATCCACGGTCGAATGGCAAAGTCGAAAACAACATTAACTAAATATAGGTTACAGACTAATACACCCCGCTCCGTCCACTAAGGCAAGCCCCAGTGCTAACGAGCTGGGCGAGGCGGGGTGGATGTCGTTTATACACTAATTGTTATATTCACAAACAATAATTGTTATGTTCACACTCTggttcacatcttgataaactAGTAGCCCCATATGCCACTTATTCTAggcgaatactggacactgattggcgcagaGGAAGCTAAATTTTATGGTgctacaaataaattaataattatgtttTGTGTCAAGTGGCAAACTCCATGCattaatgtgtgtgtatgtgagtgctTACCtgccggtctgtctgtctgtctgtctttgtctgtttgtctctgtgtctgtctgtctgtttgtgtgtctgtctgtctgtctgtcgtctgtgtgtgtgtgtgtgtgtgtgtgtgtgtgtgtgtgtgtgtgtgtgtgtgtgtgtgtctgtgtgtgtgtgtgtgtgtgtgtgtgtgtgtgtctgtgtgtgtctgtgtctgtgtgtctgtgtctgatcTGTcattgttagtttgtgtgtgtgtgtgtgtgtgtgtgtgtgtgtgtgtgtgtgtgtgtgtgtgtgtgtgtgtgtgtgtgtgtgtgtgtgtgtgtgtgtgtagtcgATCCGGGTATTAAATCTGTGAATGTCATTGTCTTCTTGTTCTAGTGTGTAACTCACGCTGTGGCACCGGTATATATCACACAGCCGGTTCTTGTCAGTCTAGCGGACATTGTCTCTGCTGGTGGGGATTCACTGGACCGAATGCAGTATACATTGTCAATGGAAATCTACACCATCGGATCCTGGTACTGCTAtagtatacattaattaattattatgtgtaATTAATTGCTTAATTATTGTGTAAAGGCTGACCACTGTACGGTTGCATGTACTTACAATCAAGCCTACTACAACAAGCAATGTGCTAGTCTTCCAGGTATATGACtgaatatatgtatatatatataacatgcACAGTATCTCAATCatacaaaatatatttttagGGACCAGCACAGCAGCACCACAGACTACGACAACAGCGCCACAGACTACGGCAGCAGCACCACAGACTACCACAACAGCACCACAGACTACCACGGCAGCACCACAGACTACCACGGCAGCACCACAGACTACCACGGCAGCACCACAGACTACCACGGCAGCACCACACACTAGCATAGCAGCATCTGAGACTGTGTGTCCTACATTCACGTTTGATGCTATGTGCTCTCAGACGTGTAACTGTTCGTCGAATTCTGTCTCTTGTAATAATGTCAGTGGCCAGTGTAACTGTGTACCGGGCTACAAAGGATTACGATGTGAAgaaggtacagtacatgtatgcacaATGATTGATCTAAAATTTAGATTTTCTGAACATGTTTTGTAATACAGCGTGTCCCGAGGGTTTGTTTGGTCATGCGTGTGGTCAGCAGTGTACGTGTCAGAATGGAGCCGaatgtgatcacgtgactggaaACTGTAGCTGTACAGCTGGATGGACGGGAAATGATTGCGATGATGGTATGAGTATTGTTTGTatcatgcacgcatgcacacacgtacacacacacgtttacatgcatgtacacacacacacacacacacacacacacacacacacacacacacacacacacacacacacacacacacacacacacacacacacacacagcttctTAATATTATATATCACATCACTCACACTCATATTTCGTTTGAAAGAGTGTCCAGAGGGAACGTTCGGCTCTGACTGCTTGATGGAATGTTCTTGCTTAAATGGAGCGAGGTGTGACAGAGAGGACggaatttgtttgtgtacccCAGACTACACGGGTGCCAACTGtgaaacacatacaacatatGACACTCTTCCATCTCCATCGTCATCACCTCAAGTTGAAAATTCCTGCTTATCTTCGTTCTGTCTAAACGGTGGGTCATGTGAAGTGCAACTTGGCTCACCCATCTGCACGTAATGATTGCTGCATTGGTGTACGTACTTCACATTTTGATGTTTTATTATTGATTGCAGTTGTACTATCTTCTGGACTGGTGATCAGTGCCAAAATCCACGTCATCCTGAGTGCCTTTctgaacaaacagaagaagagaTAGTCATCTGTTTTGAAATAGCAGAATCAAAGGGTAAGAAGTGTAGGTGTAATACAACTTGTTCTATTGGGTGATCTGCAACTGCTCTCTACAGCTAGGGATACGGAGTCTTCTAACCAGCAGGTTTACATTGCTGTTGGGGTAGTTATTCCACTTGTCATTGCTCTCTTGATTGTGGTCTTTGTCTACTATTGCTACAAGTCATCactcttgttgttgttgttgttcaagagTTTGTagtcattttgtgtgtgtatagaaAGCGAAGTAAAATGCATGATTGTGAAGGTGGTGACACTAAAGACAAAAAAGGCACGTTGTTTCAGAATGCCGCATACGATGAATTACCTGCTGAACAACAGGAAACCAGTAGCAAggtatgtacatgcatacgcgcgcgcgcgcgcgcacacacacacacacacacacacacacacacacacacacacacacacacacacacacacacacacacacacacacacacacacacacacacacacacacacacacacacacacacacacacacacacacattcgtACACTGCTGAGAGATGTGTTGGTTACCAttggttgctgctgtagactgGAGCCAACCCTGACAATCCGTTTGACATCATTGACATACCAACCAGCAGTCACCATGAACAAACAGGAGGCTATAAACAACCTGCTCAATTAGACTATGACGAGCCTGTTGAATTGGAAGGCGTTGCTGTGGTGAATGATCCAGTGAACAAAGAGAGCAACCCAATCAATGAGAGTGGAGACACAATTCCGTCGTCCGATAATAAGGTCAATACGAGCAGCAACCAAAATCCTtacgacaaacaaacgaacataGAATGTAACACGTCTCAATCTGCTTCTATTGTTTATGAGGACTACGAGAGTGTTCTCAGTCAGCAGGCTGACGGAAGtgtgaatatcaatgacaagTCGGGTGATGGTTTGTATGAAGAACTTTCGTAGTGTTTACGATTTTCTCACATTTTGAACATTAAGGCAAGGTGCGTCGTTGCGTCATTTCAATGAGCTATGATATGCATACACACGTTTATTGTGCAAAAAcataatttagttaattaatatgtcagACAATTCACGAATGGCTGGGATCATTTGGTTTAGATATGTGGTTGTATTATATTATCTTGTGGTTGAAATAAATATTTAGGTACAACAGACGTGACAGATCCTGAGTGCTGACTATAGCAGATGCCATGACACTTTGAACATTAGCccatttaataattaataaagataGAGTACATCGGAGTATACAGAGTACATCAAATTaggtacgtgtgtgtgtgtgtgtgtgtgtgtgtgtgtgtgtgtgtgtgtgcgcgcgtgtgtgtgtgtgtgtgtgtgtgtgtgtgtgtgcgtgtgtgtgtgtgtgtgtgtgtgtgtctgtgtgtgtgtgtgtgtgtgtgtgtttgtgcgtgcgtgtgtctgtgtgtgtgtgtgtgtgtgtgtgtgtgtgtgtgtgtctgtgtgtgtgtgtgtgtgtttgtgcgtgtgtgtgtgtgtgtgttgtgtgtgtgtgtgtgtgtgtgtgtgtgtgtgtgtgtgtgtgtgtgtctgtgtgtgtgtgtgtgtgtgtgtgtgtgtctgtgtgtgtgtgtgtgtgtgtgtgtgtgtgtgtgtgtgtgtgtgtgtgtgtgtgtgtctgtgtctgtgtctgtgtctgtgtctgtgtgtggtgtgtagaTTCTAGtgcaattaaatatattattatattacattgtCTATTGATAAGCCACGATATGCAAGCACGCGTTCGTTttgtacatacacaaacaattcatGAATTGCTGGTATCATTTATTACTGCAAAGCATTTGTTTATGATTTAGACGTGTGTTTGTATTATATCATGTGTTGGAAATAaagataaaattaatttatatacaacAGTGGGGGTAGAGTTTGCGTGACACTGTGTTGACTAGTAGGCTCAGTGCCATGGCGCTCTATTATAATGAGCAAGAATTTTGAACAATTGTTTACTGCTTGTTaatatttgtctgtatatatacctATCTACAAATTAAAGAAAGGGTAATTGTTGCTTGCTTATTTTATTCTTAATTCAAGAGAGGTTGCTGTGGCTACATATCGTCATTTATGCAATGTGACATTGCATGACATCTGAATGCAACTCATGCTATagatatgtatatatacatacagtggACCTTGACCATTCTTGTCAATTGTAAACAAGTTTGAGCTGAGCAAGCTGAAAAACAGTTTTGAGTGTATGTAGCAATGAGTGTACTTTTTATATTAACATGACAATCAAAAATTTCACAACTGATTGCAGTCAGCAGATGAGTAGTACACATCTCAGCAGCAACTGATACAAATACAAAGCAATACGCAAACAGTGTCTAACAACTAACTATAACATATCCATAaaacaatgttaattaaatcaagtTTGTGGTATATGAACTAAATCACATGCATGTAATTGCAATgagctgcatgatgttgaaGATACCAACAATTAAGTATTGATGTCTCATTTTCAGATCAGAATTTCAGCGCTTAGGAGAAGAGAGTCATCTCTGATGTATGCATGAGTCTGGTTAGTTAGATCCAAATGACTAATAAATTTAGAGAATCCCCATCCTATCAATGATTTCTTAGTTTTCCTCTCATAGCATTCCTTTGAATCTGGTCCTCCCTCTGTTGGATCAACCAGCACGCTTATATTTTCGCCGTCAGGCTGCTGGTCAATGACAGTCAGTCTGTAGGAACAAGGAAACGGCCACTGCAATTGATGATCAAAGTCACCTTTCATCACGGCTAGATGCACACTCACATGACTTCCTTTACCTATTCCAAAGCCATTCGGATATGTAAACATGCATAATTGGTATCCTGGATAGCCTGTGTAGAAAGAACTGCTATTCACATACAAGCATTCTCCTTTTTCCATTTTAGCATTTTGAAGGGTTTTGCTCCAGTTTTCTATTTTCCACATGAACTTGCAGGATTCATAAGGTCGGCGTTGAAGCTGGGCTTTCAGCTCGTCAACATTCTTTAACAGCAAACGCATATGCTCTTTGCTGCACTTGTCTTCGTGATCACCAACATCTCTCTTCTTCATCTGAAAGCAACGTACAACATTCACTTATGTCTCAAATAAACGCATGCACAATATCAAGAGTGCAGTAgccaataattaattaaacttccATCTGCACACTGCATGTTGCAGTAAAAGCAAACTCAATATACCGTGTATACATGTAATTGCAAATCACCACTCTCTACAAGTGTCACCTTCAGGTACCTAGATGTACATCCACCAGCTATCCTAAAAGGCAATAAGTTCCACACTGGCACATATGCCCAAACGCACACTATCACCTAACGTCAATGTACTAAAGCTAGGTAATGCACCACATCAGTTAACTACAACGTGCAGTTGTCTCAGTGTTCGATCTTCATGAACCTAG
It contains:
- the LOC134194674 gene encoding platelet endothelial aggregation receptor 1-like, giving the protein MRSYTLLLLACCVVNITLAALVCNSRCGTGIYHTAGSCQSSGHCLCWWGFTGPNAVYIVNGNLHHRILADHCTVACTYNQAYYNKQCASLPGTSTAAPQTTTTAPQTTAAAPQTTTTAPQTTTAAPQTTTAAPQTTTAAPQTTTAAPHTSIAASETVCPTFTFDAMCSQTCNCSSNSVSCNNVSGQCNCVPGYKGLRCEEACPEGLFGHACGQQCTCQNGAECDHVTGNCSCTAGWTGNDCDDECPEGTFGSDCLMECSCLNGARCDREDGICLCTPDYTGANCETHTTYDTLPSPSSSPQVENSCLSSFCLNGGSCEVQLGSPICT
- the LOC134195053 gene encoding uncharacterized protein LOC134195053 produces the protein MHDCEGGDTKDKKGTLFQNAAYDELPAEQQETSSKTGANPDNPFDIIDIPTSSHHEQTGGYKQPAQLDYDEPVELEGVAVVNDPVNKESNPINESGDTIPSSDNKVNTSSNQNPYDKQTNIECNTSQSASIVYEDYESVLSQQADGSVNINDKSGDGLYEELS
- the LOC134194675 gene encoding TNF receptor-associated factor 4-like, whose translation is MVGKLRDLQKHADDGCDFAQVYCQFLSVGCSHQMKKRDVGDHEDKCSKEHMRLLLKNVDELKAQLQRRPYESCKFMWKIENWSKTLQNAKMEKGECLYVNSSSFYTGYPGYQLCMFTYPNGFGIGKGSHVSVHLAVMKGDFDHQLQWPFPCSYRLTVIDQQPDGENISVLVDPTEGGPDSKECYERKTKKSLIGWGFSKFISHLDLTNQTHAYIRDDSLLLSAEILI